The Candidatus Atribacteria bacterium region GGATGACCCTTGAGGGATAAACATTATTTCACAGCTAATTTGCCAGAAATTAATTGCAATGCTTTTAATAAATGATTAGGATCAACTTTTAATTGTAAACCCCTAACTCCCGCACTGAATATGATAAAAGGAAATTGGAAGGCACTTTCATCAAAATAAGTAGGGTAATTTTTTTTCAATGCTAAAGGAGAAACGCCTCCTCGAACATAACCGGTTAATGATTTTACCTCTTTTAAGTGTACCATTTCCACCTTTTTGTTTCCACTTATAGAAGCAAGGGCTTTCAGATTAAGTTCCGCTCCTCCGGGGATACAGGCCACTAAAATTCCGGTCTTATCCCCTCGAATTACCAGTGTTTTAAATACCTGTTTTAAGGGCTGCCCCATTTTCTGAGCGGCATTTTCTGCACTGAGGTTCTGTTCGTCCACTTCATATTTTAAAATTTCATAGGGAATTTTTAATTTATCTAAAATTCTGGAGGCATTAGTCTTTTTCATTTCTATAACTCATAACTATTATAACTTCTGATCTGATTTATTTCTTTGCGTTCTTTAGGTTGTATTTCGTCAGACATCGGATAGCCTATAGTTATAATAAGTTCAACTCTTATTTGTGGGGGAATATTAACCAGTTTTTTGACCCCCTTTTCATTAAACCATCCCAGCATACAAGTTCCCAAGCCTTCTTCTGTGGCCTGAAGACAAAGGTGCTCGGCAGTAATTCCGATATCGATTAAACTAAATTGCTTATCCTTAAGTATGCTCCCAATTCTACTAAAAAAACTTGGTCTTTCTGAAAGTAAAAGAATTAAAGCAGGTGCTTGCAAAGAAAATCGATTGAAAGATATCACTCTATTAAACGTTTTTCTTGCTACTGCTTCTTTTAGTTTCAGGTCATCTATTACAATAAAGCTCCAGGGTTGAGAGTTATTAGCTGAAGGAGCAAGCCGCGCTGCCTCCAGACAGCTCTCAATCTTCTCCCGCTCAACAGCTTTATCCAAATATTCTCTTACACTTTGTCTTTTTTTTACTAAATCTAAAAATTTCACTAAATCCCTCCGGGAACAGAAAACCGTCTTCTGTTCTTTTTTCTTTTTTTGTATTTTCACGCTCTTTGAATTTCAACTAAACAATTATGGAAAGCAGTCCCATAACCTATATCACTGATATATTCTCCGGTGAGTTTATTGAGGTTGGCTTGGTGTACTCCATCCCACCAGCCAAAATAAGCATGCACTATTCCCGGTGCGACTTTTGAGGTAATAAAAACCTTTAAAGTTATATTCCCCCTATGATTATAGACTTGTACCCTATCATTTTCATTAATTCCTCTTTTAGCTGCATCCTGAGGATTGATCCAGACAAAAGGTTCTTCTTTCAGAGTAGATAGATTTGAAAATTGAGAATTCATTTTATCACAGGCATGGCTGGTGATCAAAGATAAAGGATATTTACTAAAGATATCGGGAGAGCTATTCCTATTTTCTGCCGGTTCCCTATAGGCTGGCAGGGGGTCTTTGCCCCATTTATCTTTCATTCTCTGGCTGATAAATTCTATTTTTCGGGTAGGAGTATTAAATTTGTGGTCACTAAAAGCCCTCTCTTGATATCCGGGGTAAAGATAGGGCGTATCTTTTAGTTTATCGATATCCATATCTAAATGAGAGCTGTTAATTATTTTTTCAATGGTACTCAAATCATTTACCGGTAAATAATCTAAGTTGAAATCAAACTTTTTAGCTAAAAGCCGATAGATCTCACTTTCATGTTTGGCTTCACCTGGCGGTTCGATTATTTTTTGCTGTAATTGAAGGTAAGAATGACCGTACCCGATAATCAAGTCATAGTATTCAAACATCGAAGCTGCCGGCAAGATAATGTCTGCCATCCTGGCGGTATCGGTTAAAAAAAGATCGGCCACCACAATGAAATCCAGTTGATTCATCGCCAGGGCAAGGAGATTGGTGTTGGGGTTGCTGGTCATAGGATTAGCCTGTTCAACCCACAAAGCTTTTATCGGAGGATCGGCTTGCCGATCCAATTTACTGGCAAGTGTTGCAACCGCTATAGAATGACGGATCCTCTGGGGTTTGGGCGGGGAAAAAGGCCAATTTAATTCGGGTACCTGCCTGTCGCTGAAGTAAAAACCGCAGCCCTTTTTACCGATACTTCCGGTCAACGCCGGCAAAAGAGCAATGGCTCTGGTAGTCTGACCCCCATTGGTATATCTTTGAATCCCTATTCCGCAGATAAGAGCATATCGGGGATTTTCTTTTAGCTCATTGATCAAACGATTAATCTTAGCGATAGGGACTCCAGTTATAGCCGACACTTTTTCCAAGGAATAATCCTGAACCAATTCCTTAAATTCAGTAAAGCCAAAAGTATGTTGCTCAATAAAATAGTCATCAATGATATTATTTTTAATAAGCTGGTTGGCTATCCCCAGGGCAAGGCAGCCATCGGTTCCCGGCCGAGGATTTAAATAAAGGCTGCTTTTGGCTCCTGATTCATTTTCCCGAATATCTATGGTTATTAATTTCGCTCCCTTATCTACTGCCTGGTTCAGGTGATGCATTAAATGAACATTGGTATGGGCTGGATTTGAACCCCATAAGATGATTAATTTTGAGTTTTCCAGGTCAGAAATCTTATTATGTTTTACTTCTCCATAAGTTAAAATGATGGCCTCCTGGCCTGCAGTATCACATAGTCCGCCATATGTGCTGGTAAAGCCGCCAAATTGATACCAGAAACCATAAGCACAATTTTTCATCACTCCCAAATTAGCAAATCTATTAAAATATAAAACCGATTCCGGTCCATATTGCTCTTTAAAATTTCTCAGCTTTCGGTATAGGATATCTAAAGCCTGTTCCAAGTTTATTCTTTTAAACTCGCCGCTGCCGCGCTTGCCAACTCTTTGTAAGGGATATAATAATCTTTCCGAACTATAGAGCAAATTGGGATAGTGGTTCCCTTTAGAACATATTCTTCCTTTATTCACCGGACTATTACGATTTCCCCTTACCTTTGTTATCCTTCCTTTTTCTACCTCAACTTCCAATGAACAGGACCCAAAGCAATCCTTGGGACAAACAGAGTTGATGGTTTTGAACATATTTTGCTCCTTTATTTAAATAAAGCTATTTTTTACTTTTTTCCCCTAAAAGGATGGGACCAAGCTGGGATTGGATCAGTTTTGAATCAGTAAAATCTATGGCAACTTTTTCTGCTCCAAAATTTTTACTTAGAGCCTCTAGGGTTTGCCGAGCAGAATTCTCTACTTCCGAACGCATTTTCCGTACTAAATGATCAGCCATTTGGGTGGCCTGATATTTAGCCTCTTCCAGAAGCAAATTTTTATCGCTTTCATTGAATCCTGAACCGAAAGCCCGATTGAGGAGGTCAGGAAGTAACCAGGGAAGAAACTTTGCATTTTGTTCGTCATAAAAACTGATATCTCTGATATGAACTTCGTAAAAGCACTGGGGCATTTTTAATCGGAAATTCTTTTCCCCTTGTTCCTCAATAACAAAGTCCGAACTACGAAGATTATATCTGAAATCTATATCAAATTCGAAAATCATAGCCATCTTTTTAGTGGAAATTAACCATTGGAAATATTTTTTCCCTTTCTCTCCCAACCAGTGCATTGAAGTAGTAACAATCTCTTTGGTAACCACTTTAAATACCACCAATTCTCCTACCGAGCGAAGTTCTTCAAGAGAAGTATGGATATTTATTGTTCTGCCCGGTGCACTGTATTTTAATTTAAAAATCCAAAAAATAATAAATATAATGACCGCTGTACCGAACCCGATCAGTCCGGAAATAAATATTATTTGCATTGGTTTATTCTCCTTATTTATTAAATTACTATCATCATAACAGAAAACGGCTATCGTCTGCTATGTTTTTAGGTATTGGTATTTGTACAGCTCGTTGTAATAACCTCGTTTGGCAATTAACTGCGAATGATTTCCCATTTCTACGATTTTACCTTTATGCATAACATATATTCTATCAACATCCTGAATGGTAGATAATCGATGGGCGATGGCGATACTACTTCTGCCTTTCATAATTTTTTTTATGGCATCCTGAATAAGATATTCGGTTTCGCTGTCTATACTGCTGGTAGCCTCATCAAGGATGAGTATTCTGGGTTCTTTGGCCAGTGCCCGGGTAAAGGCAATGAGCTGCCTTTGGCCGGTGGAAAGATTTGACCCTCCTTCGGAAACTATGTTCTCATATTTTTTCTTCAATTTACTGATAAATTGGTGGGCATTAACATATTTTGCATATTCGATCATCTTATTATCCTCTATTTCATTATTAAGGATAATATTATATTTAATGTCCCCGGCAAACATAAAAACGTCCTGCAAGACTAATCCGAAATAGTTCCTTAAAAATTTTAAATCCATATCTTTCAGGTTAATTCCATCAATAAGAATTTCCCCCTCGGTAGGTTCATAGAATCTTAAAAGAAGGTTAATGAGGGTTGTTTTCCCTGCCCCGGTCGCCCCCACAAAAGCAACCGATTCATTTGGTTCAACTATAAAAGAGACCCGGTCAATAACCTTTTCCCCTTCTTTATATTCAAAAGATACTCCTCGAAACTCTATCCTCCCTTCTATCTTGCCAGGATGCTCAGGCACTTCAGGAGAAGGTATCTTGTCATCCTCCTCAAAAAGTAAAAATATTCGCTCCGATGAAGCCATAGCGGATTGTAATATATTATATCTTTCCGAAAAATCAAAAATCGGCCTAAAAAACATATGGATATAAGATATAAAAGCAATAAGCACTCCCAGGGAAATTTCCTCTCCCAGTACTCCCTTACCCCCAAAATATATCAAGGCACCTAGGGCAAAATAAGATAACACATCAATTAATGGCCTGAATATGGCAAATATCAACAGTTGATACATATTGGCACGATAATAATTCATCCCGGTTTTATTAAAATTATCTTCAGACCTACCCTCTTGATTGAAAGTCTGAATCAGTAAGACTCCCGAAATTGCCTCTGATAGAAAACTATTTACTTTAGCCAGGGCAATTCTTACTTTTCCGTAAGCCTCCCGAGCATATCTCTGAAAAAAGTAGAGTATCATCATCATGACCGGAATAAGAATAAATATGATCAAACTTAATCGGCGTGATAGTTTGAATATTACCACCAGTATGCCTATTACCATAATAAGATCTTTGGCAGAATAAACAAAGACATCGGTAAACATTTCTCTTAAAGCATCAACATCATTGGTTAGCCTGGTTACCAATCTACCGATAGGATTATTATTAAAAAAGTTCAGAGAAAGAGACATCAGATGTCTTATCAGATTGCCCCTTAGGTCATACATGACCTTTTCACTGACCACTGCCATCATTACTACCTGAAGATAATTAAAAACAAAAGATACCAGTAGGAGCCCTACATATAATAGGGCAAATAATTTAACCATTTTTAAATCATCAACTCTTAAGATTTTAAGATTATCCGAGGGAATATTTTGCATTTCTCTATAAGGGACAAAATAGCCTTTATCCGTTTTGACCAGGTTAAGTTGATATTGCTTCAATTTATTTAGCTCTTCTTCCTCCCTGATCATAAAATATTTTTCCGGCAGGATGAGCGAATCTTTCTGCAGCTCCAGGTATTCATCCTTGCTTAACAAGTTCGAGGGAATGAAAATAAAGCTATTAGACCTCACCCGGTAGGCTATATAGCGGTCGGTAACTTCCACCGTTCTATCATTAAGAATTAACTTTAAATAACTTTTTTCAATATAATTATCGACCACATTTTTGGTAATTAAGGGAAGGGTAATCTCTATACCACTTATGGCAAGAATAAGAAGGAAGATGATGATAATCTTCCCGGCGTAAGGTTTTCCATATTGCCATAGTCTGGAAAATATCTTTCTGTCCAGACCAGAATATAATTTTTCTTCTTTCATCTTTATTCTTCCAATTTTTGAATTTTATAAATACTTTTATAGATATCAGATTTTTTGATCAGTTCCCGATGAGTGCCGCTGCTTTCAATTCTTCCCTTATCCAGGACAAATATCTTATCCGCCTTGATAAAGGAAGATATACGGTGGGATATGACAATGGTAGTAATGCCTTGAGAATAGTGTTCTAAATTTCGGATGATCTCCTTTTCGGTGTTAGTATCCACTGCACTTAGAGCGTCATCAAGAATAAGTATTTGAGGTCTCCTGATAATCGCCCGGGCAATACACAGCCTCTGTTTTTGACCCCCGGATAGGGTAACCCCTTTTTCTCCCACTGGTGTTTTATATTGCTGCTTTAATTCCCTGATATTTTTATCTATCGAGGCCACCCGGCAAGCTTGAACTATCTCTTCTAAAGTTGCTTCGGGCTTGCCAAACCGAACGTTATCCTCTATGGTGTCCGAGAAAAGAAAAGAATCCTGGGGAACATATCCTATGCTATCCCTTACCGCAGCTATCCTGATCTTTCTATAATCGATGGAATCGTAAAATATTCTTCCCTGCTGAGGCTGGATAATCCTCAAAATCAATCTGGCTATGATACTTTTTCCGGAGCCTATCTTCCCGCATATGCCGATAAACTGCCCTTGTTGTATATCAATATTGACATCGCTGAGAACAGCTTGTTCCCTATAAGAAAAATGGATGTTCTCCAATTTTATATTGCCTTTCAGCGTATGATACTCCGCACCGGGGGCATCATAAAGTACCACTTTTTCTTCCAGAAGTTCAAGAATACGCTTATAAGAAGCATTGCCTCGCTGATATACATTGATCACCATTCCCACGGCCATCATCGGCCAGACAATAATCCCCATATAGGAAAGAAAGGCAACTAATTCACCGATGGTAAGCTCATTAAGGATCACTTGCTGACCTCCGACCCAGAGTAAAATAGCTATTCCGACCTCGGCAAATAAAAATATCAACGGGTACATGGTTCCCCAAATTTTAATCAGGGAAATATTTTTCTCCAGATACTCCCGGCTTAATTGGTCAAAGTTCTTAGATTCCGGCTCTTCTTGCTGAAAGGCCTGTATAATCTTTATGCCGGATATCATTTCCCGCACTTTTTCGGTCAGAAGAGAAAACAATTCCTGAACATTTTTGAACTTTCTGAATAATAGCTTGACAAAGAATAAGGATATCAGGGCAATAATAGGAAGAGGGATCAGGGCATAAAAAGTAAGTCGTGCATTAATAGTTAACATAAATACCAGGGTGGCTAAAAAAAGAAAGACGGCATCAAAGCCGGCAATTACGCCGAAGGCACAAGCTCTTCTTACTGCGGTCATATCATTGGTCATGTGAGCCATAATATCCCCAATCTTTGTTCTGGTGAAAAAAGAGTTGGAGAGCAAAAGCAGATGATTAAATAGCCTGTTCTTAAAGTCCATCTCCATAAAATGGGACATTCCAATAATGATCATTCTCCAGAAAAATCTAAAAATCCCGATGGCTATAGCCAGGGCAAAGATTAAGAGGGTAAATTTCCCCAGATATTCATAACTGTCCCCGGGGGTGCTGTAAATACTAATAATATAATCTATCGCTCGTTGGACTATGCGGGGCGAGATAAGCTGGGCAATGTCTACCGCCACCAGCATAAGAAATCCAAATAACATTTTTAAGGGGGCTTTTTGATAGTAAGAAAAAATAAATTTAATTAACATGATTTTATTATAATAACCTTTGGCTGATATCCTTGTCAATCAAAAGGGTAGCGGAAGGAAGAGAGTAAGAAGGGGGATGATTCCCCCTTCTTTTTTATTCTTTTTCCAAATTACAAATCTTCTAATAATCTTTTTGCCCAATTACTGTAGTAGGGTTCATCACCGGCAATTGCCATCTCTAAGATAGGTCTTGCTTCCTTCTTTTTCCCTCTATCTATCAGCAATTCTGCGTAATAAACCAAACCTTCGGGATCGTCAGGAAAGTATTGATGATGTTCTTCAAGAAATTTTTCAGCTCTTTTTTTATTTCTAAAAGGGATGGGGAGTTGATGCCAGAAACGTCCTATAGCTAACATTGGGCCTCCTATATCATACATTTTGTCTATATCATAGGCTTTATAAAAGGCATCTTGAGTACTTCCTTTTAATCCTTCTTTTAGGGCTCTAAGGATACTAACCCCGTCAGAGTAAGTAGCTGCACTCAATCCATAATAATATTGTCCCTCTACTTTATCAGGTTCAAGCTCTATGGCTTTTTCTGCATACCCCATAGCAATTTTTCCATAATCTTTACAAAGGTCTTTCCACCCTTCTAATTCATGCTCAAGGTTATAATCCGCATATTCCCGGTAAGCCCGAGCACATTTCCAGTTGGCCTCATAACTGTCCGGATTGGCTTCCACTGCCTTAACATAAAGAGGAATGGAAGCAAACATGCTATCTACAGTCTTCTGATCAAAAAGTGCATCGGCTTCCGTCAGAGGGTCTTGAGCCAGGGAAATAAAGTGGAAGGAAAAAAGGAATAAACAAACCAGTAAACACAACAAATATCTCTTCATAGTAACTCCTCCTAAATATAATATAGAAAATAGAAAATAATTTTCATCCATTATAAACCATTTTACTAAAAAAGAAAAGAATTAATAGGTAATCTAACTTGTAAAAAAAATATTCGAGTATTCCTAAACTGTATTGAACTTCTGAAATTTCCCCAGCCTCAAATGTTTATACTTCTACAACATCCTTCACTTCCGGAACTTCCTTTTTTAAGGACCTGCCGATGCCCATCTTTAAAGTCATCTGGCTCATTGGGCAGCCGTAGCAGGCACCGGTTAATTTAACTTTTACTATTCCCTCCGGGGTAACTTCCACCAGATCCACATTCCCTCCGTCGGCCTGAAGGGCTGGTTTTATCTTTTCTAAAGCAATTTCAACTCTTTCTTTTAAAGTTTTTTTTTCTTGGACCATATTAACCTTTATCCTCCCCAAATAGTAAAATATTTTTACCTATTTTTGATGACGGTTTAATTTAATAATTTTCAAGTTTTACTTCAAAATATGCTCGAGGATGCTTGCATACCGGGCAGATCTCGGGTGCTTCCTCCCCCTCATAGATATTGCCGCAATTCCGGCATTTCCAAAATATTTTTCCTTCTTTTTTAAATACCTTTTCCTGCTCTATATTCTTTAACAGCTTCCGATAACGTTCTTCATGTCCTTTTTCAATTTTAGCAATTCCCTCGAACATTTTAGCAATCTTTTCAAATCCTTCTTCTTTTGCTTCTTTGGCCATACGAGCATACATATCGGTCCATTCGTAATTTTCACCGGCTGCTGCTGCTTTTAAGTTCTCAACCGTATTTCCTATCCCGGATAATTCTTTAAAGTGCAGCTTGGCATGTTCCTTTTCATTTTCAGCTGTTTCCAAAAAAATAGAAGCAATCTGCTCATATCCTTCTTTCTTGGCAGCGGAAGCAAAGTAAGTATATTTATTGCGGGCTTGGGATTCTCCAGCAAAGGCTTCCATTAAATTTTTCTCGGTCTTTGTTCCTTTTAGATCTTTCATTTTCTATCCTCCTAAAATATTTTTTTAAAAGGTGTTTTTAAACCCATTAGCTTTAGTTTAATTATAGAGCAGAGTCACTATCATTCATTATACCACATACCACTGCCTTATAATTTTGTGGCGCTTTAGGGATTGCCAACCTTATAAATTTTTATGTTTTTCTGCTATTTCTCCGGCTAATTTTATTAAAGAATTATAATCTTCTTCTTTGGGATAGCCTTTTATGATCACCGGAGAAAGAATCTCTACTTTTAAATTTCCTATCATTGCA contains the following coding sequences:
- the ybaK gene encoding Cys-tRNA(Pro) deacylase, whose product is MKKTNASRILDKLKIPYEILKYEVDEQNLSAENAAQKMGQPLKQVFKTLVIRGDKTGILVACIPGGAELNLKALASISGNKKVEMVHLKEVKSLTGYVRGGVSPLALKKNYPTYFDESAFQFPFIIFSAGVRGLQLKVDPNHLLKALQLISGKLAVK
- a CDS encoding NAD(P)H nitroreductase, with product MKFLDLVKKRQSVREYLDKAVEREKIESCLEAARLAPSANNSQPWSFIVIDDLKLKEAVARKTFNRVISFNRFSLQAPALILLLSERPSFFSRIGSILKDKQFSLIDIGITAEHLCLQATEEGLGTCMLGWFNEKGVKKLVNIPPQIRVELIITIGYPMSDEIQPKERKEINQIRSYNSYEL
- a CDS encoding DUF4230 domain-containing protein; translated protein: MQIIFISGLIGFGTAVIIFIIFWIFKLKYSAPGRTINIHTSLEELRSVGELVVFKVVTKEIVTTSMHWLGEKGKKYFQWLISTKKMAMIFEFDIDFRYNLRSSDFVIEEQGEKNFRLKMPQCFYEVHIRDISFYDEQNAKFLPWLLPDLLNRAFGSGFNESDKNLLLEEAKYQATQMADHLVRKMRSEVENSARQTLEALSKNFGAEKVAIDFTDSKLIQSQLGPILLGEKSKK
- a CDS encoding ABC transporter ATP-binding protein, which produces MKEEKLYSGLDRKIFSRLWQYGKPYAGKIIIIFLLILAISGIEITLPLITKNVVDNYIEKSYLKLILNDRTVEVTDRYIAYRVRSNSFIFIPSNLLSKDEYLELQKDSLILPEKYFMIREEEELNKLKQYQLNLVKTDKGYFVPYREMQNIPSDNLKILRVDDLKMVKLFALLYVGLLLVSFVFNYLQVVMMAVVSEKVMYDLRGNLIRHLMSLSLNFFNNNPIGRLVTRLTNDVDALREMFTDVFVYSAKDLIMVIGILVVIFKLSRRLSLIIFILIPVMMMILYFFQRYAREAYGKVRIALAKVNSFLSEAISGVLLIQTFNQEGRSEDNFNKTGMNYYRANMYQLLIFAIFRPLIDVLSYFALGALIYFGGKGVLGEEISLGVLIAFISYIHMFFRPIFDFSERYNILQSAMASSERIFLLFEEDDKIPSPEVPEHPGKIEGRIEFRGVSFEYKEGEKVIDRVSFIVEPNESVAFVGATGAGKTTLINLLLRFYEPTEGEILIDGINLKDMDLKFLRNYFGLVLQDVFMFAGDIKYNIILNNEIEDNKMIEYAKYVNAHQFISKLKKKYENIVSEGGSNLSTGQRQLIAFTRALAKEPRILILDEATSSIDSETEYLIQDAIKKIMKGRSSIAIAHRLSTIQDVDRIYVMHKGKIVEMGNHSQLIAKRGYYNELYKYQYLKT
- a CDS encoding ABC transporter ATP-binding protein; protein product: MLIKFIFSYYQKAPLKMLFGFLMLVAVDIAQLISPRIVQRAIDYIISIYSTPGDSYEYLGKFTLLIFALAIAIGIFRFFWRMIIIGMSHFMEMDFKNRLFNHLLLLSNSFFTRTKIGDIMAHMTNDMTAVRRACAFGVIAGFDAVFLFLATLVFMLTINARLTFYALIPLPIIALISLFFVKLLFRKFKNVQELFSLLTEKVREMISGIKIIQAFQQEEPESKNFDQLSREYLEKNISLIKIWGTMYPLIFLFAEVGIAILLWVGGQQVILNELTIGELVAFLSYMGIIVWPMMAVGMVINVYQRGNASYKRILELLEEKVVLYDAPGAEYHTLKGNIKLENIHFSYREQAVLSDVNIDIQQGQFIGICGKIGSGKSIIARLILRIIQPQQGRIFYDSIDYRKIRIAAVRDSIGYVPQDSFLFSDTIEDNVRFGKPEATLEEIVQACRVASIDKNIRELKQQYKTPVGEKGVTLSGGQKQRLCIARAIIRRPQILILDDALSAVDTNTEKEIIRNLEHYSQGITTIVISHRISSFIKADKIFVLDKGRIESSGTHRELIKKSDIYKSIYKIQKLEE
- a CDS encoding tetratricopeptide repeat protein, which produces MKRYLLCLLVCLFLFSFHFISLAQDPLTEADALFDQKTVDSMFASIPLYVKAVEANPDSYEANWKCARAYREYADYNLEHELEGWKDLCKDYGKIAMGYAEKAIELEPDKVEGQYYYGLSAATYSDGVSILRALKEGLKGSTQDAFYKAYDIDKMYDIGGPMLAIGRFWHQLPIPFRNKKRAEKFLEEHHQYFPDDPEGLVYYAELLIDRGKKKEARPILEMAIAGDEPYYSNWAKRLLEDL
- a CDS encoding NifU family protein, whose amino-acid sequence is MVQEKKTLKERVEIALEKIKPALQADGGNVDLVEVTPEGIVKVKLTGACYGCPMSQMTLKMGIGRSLKKEVPEVKDVVEV
- a CDS encoding rubrerythrin family protein gives rise to the protein MKDLKGTKTEKNLMEAFAGESQARNKYTYFASAAKKEGYEQIASIFLETAENEKEHAKLHFKELSGIGNTVENLKAAAAGENYEWTDMYARMAKEAKEEGFEKIAKMFEGIAKIEKGHEERYRKLLKNIEQEKVFKKEGKIFWKCRNCGNIYEGEEAPEICPVCKHPRAYFEVKLENY